The following coding sequences are from one Triticum aestivum cultivar Chinese Spring chromosome 5A, IWGSC CS RefSeq v2.1, whole genome shotgun sequence window:
- the LOC123102771 gene encoding NAD(P)H-quinone oxidoreductase subunit U, chloroplastic: protein MAAVGVTSPAAPATVSAAVCSSSTRRRVHLVPTRFFTAASFRGRCAAAADGGAAATEDLAAAADGYPDAGTDVAGGAATSTRPPYSLISAANVQKAMRGLAITDADHYGRLGITRLASTDEVKAAYEKRCEQLNKQGLEEEEISKEHDLLKESFTILSTEEERRLYDWSLARNGQPERYVWPFEVDPMELAPDPPKEPEDEFPTKLVGYFLLTWFIISVACSLILNRS, encoded by the exons ATGGCTGCCGTTGGCGTCACCTCCCCGGCGGCGCCGGCCACCGTATCCGCCGCCGTATGTTCCTCGTCCACGCGCCGCCGAGTCCATCTTGTCCCTACCCGATTCTTCACAGCAGCGTCGTTCCGCGGGCGATGTGCCGCTGCGGCCGACGGCGGGGCCGCGGCCACGGAGGACCTGGCTGCGGCAGCGGATGGGTATCCCGACGCTGGAACTGACGTCGCCGGCGGCGCTGCCACTTCCACGCGGCCTCCCTACTCGCTCATCTCCGCCGCCAACGTGCAGAAGGCGATGCGCGGCCTTG CAATTACAGATGCTGATCACTATGGGAGGCTTGGAATTACCAGATTAGCGTCAACCGATGAG GTCAAAGCTGCATATGAGAAAAGGTGTGAACAACTAAACAAGCAAGGACTGGAAGAAGAGGAAATCAGCAAGGAACATGACctattgaag GAATCTTTTACCATATTATCAACcgaggaagagagaagattataTGATTGGAGCTTGGCGAGGAATGGGCAGCCTGAGCGATATGTTTGGCCCTTTGAAGTTGACCCCATGGAGTTGGCACCAGATCCTCCTAAG GAACCGGAAGATGAGTTTCCTACAAAGCTTGTCGGCTACTTCTTGTTGACATGGTTCATAATTTCTGTAGCCTGCTCGCTGATTCTCAACAGATCATGA